GCGAGTTCCTCAGCCTCCGCGAGCGCGAGTTCGTCGACGCCGCGCGGGTGGCGGGCGCCTCGAACAGCCGCATCGTGTTCCGGCACATCCTGCCGAACGCCATCGGCGTCGTCATCGTCTCCACGACCCTGCTGATGAGCGCGGCGATCCTGCTCGAGGCGGCGCTGTCCTTCCTGGGGTTCGGCATCGTCAAGCCCGACGTGTCGCTCGGCCAGATCATCAACGAGTACCAGGGCGCCTTCGCGACCCGACCGTGGCTGTTCTGGTTCCCTGGCCTGTTCATCATCATCATCGCGCTGTCGATCAACTTCATCGGCGACGGCCTGCGCGACGCGTTCGACCCGCGCCAGAGGCGCATGCCGGGCGGACAGGGTCCCTACAAGCAGATGTTCGCGATGCTCACCGGCCGCACCCGCCGCGAGCAGGGTCCGAAGGTCGGATCCGGTGCCGAGGGCGTGCGGGTCCCGCCGCCCGTCGGATCCGCCCGACCGGACGCCCAGGCCGACGGTCCCGCCGAGGGCCAGGCGCCCGACGGCGCGGACGGCCGGTGACGGTCGCCGTGACGGTCCGTCCGCTCACCCGCGGACGGGCCGCCGGCCGGGTCTCAGAGCAGGCCGGTCAGCACCGTCGCGGCGACGAGCGCCGCGAGCACGCCGATCTCCGCCCAGTGCGTGCGCACGCGCGGGGCCTCCTCCTCGACCGGGCCGCCCAGGTGGCCCGCCTCGCGGAGGTCGGCCAGGCGCAGGCGGATCACCGTGGCCGCGTCGCCGGAGTCGGTGCGCGGGAGGTCGCCGCGACGCGCGTCCTGCATCATGGCGCTGAGGTACGGCTGCGTCCGCTCCTCCTTCGTGGTGATGTAGGCGTTCGAGTGCCGGCCGGGCGCGGGAGCGGCCCACGCCGTGACGCGCTCGTGCGCGGTCGTGATGCTCAGGGCCCACTTGGTGTCGACGTCGCGGATGGCGGGCCACGAGATGTCGTGCGTGCGGAGGACGTTGCGGATCTCGACGCCCTCGGTCGCGATGCGCACCCGCGGGTGCCAGAAGACGAGCCACGACGCGTAGGCCAGCATCACCGGGCCCCACACCGCCGTCGGCAGGAGGTCGGCCCGACCTCCGACCACGGTGCTCACGAGCACCAGGACCGCGATCGCCGAGACGATCACGGTCAGCAGGCGTCCGAACGACGGGCGGATGACGACGGGCTGATCCATGGCCACATCGTCCCACGGCCCGCATGGGCGCCCCTCGACACCCCCACTTCCAGCAGCCAGGAGGCCGCAGCATGAGCGCTCACGCGAACGGGGCGGACCCGATCGTCCCCATCCTCGAGGTCTCCGGCCTCGGCGTCGACTTCTGGGTCGGCGACGAGTGGATCCCCGCGGCCGTCGACATCGACTACAAGGTCAACCCCGGCGAGGTGCTCGCGATCGTCGGCGAGTCCGGCTCCGGCAAGTCGGTCAGCTCCATGTCGCTCCTCGGCCTCCTGCCGAAGAACGGCCGGGTCCAGGGCAGCGCGAAGCTCAAGGGCGTCGAGATGGTCGGCGCCGACCAGGCGACCCTGCGGAAGGCGCGCGGCAACGACATCGCCGTGATCTTCCAGGAGCCCATGACGGCGCTCAACCCCGTCTACACGGTGGGCTTCCAGATCGTGGAGGCCCTGCGCGTCCACAACTCGATCATCCCGTCGGTCGCCAAGGTGCGCGCGCTCGAGCTGCTGAAGCTCGTCGAGATGCCGGATCCCGAGAAGGCGTTCGACTCCTACCCGCACCAGCTGTCCGGCGGCCAGCGCCAGCGCGCGATGATCGCCCAGTCGCTGTCGTGCGACCCCGACATGCTCATCGCGGACGAGCCCACGACGGCGCTCGACGTGACGATCCAGGCCGAGATCCTCGACCTGCTCCGCAAGCTCCACCAGCGCCTCAACAGCGCGATCGTGATCATCACGCACGACATGGGCGTGGTGGCCGACCTCGCGACCAACGTCATCGTGATGAAGAGCGGCCGCATCGTCGAGCGCGGTTCCGTGCGCGAGATCTTCCAGTCGCCGAAGGACCCGTACACGAAGCAGCTGCTCGCGTCGGTGCCGCACCTCGGCACGGGCGAGGCGACGCACGTCGAGATCGCCGAGCGCACCACCGAGCCCGCCATCTCCCTCAAGGAGGTGGACATCGACTACCCGAAGCTCGGCCGCGTGCCGGCGTTCCGGGCGGTCTCGGGCGCGTCCTTCGACATCCACCCCGGCGAGGTCGTCGGCGTCGTGGGCGAGTCGGGATCCGGCAAGACCACCATCGCGCGCGCCGCGGTGGGCCTCCTGCCCGTCGCGGGCGGGGAGCTCACGGTCGCCGGGCGCCGCATGACCGGCATCTCGCAGAAGGACCTCCGGGCCGTGCGCCGCGAGATCGGCATCGTCTTCCAGGACCCGGGCTCCTCGCTCAACCCGCGCTGGCCCATCGGCCAGAGCATCGGCGAGCCGCTCGAGCTCTCGGGGCAGTTCTCGAAGAAGCAGCAGAGCGACCGGGTCGAGGAGCTCCTCGAGCAGGTGGAGCTGCCGCGGAGCTTCCGCAACCGCTACCCGAACGAGCTCTCCGGCGGGCAGCGCCAGCGCGTCGGCATCGCTCGCGCGCTCGCGCTCCGGCCCAAGGTGCTCGTCGCCGACGAGCCCACCTCCGCGCTCGACGTGTCGGTGCAGGCCCGCGTGCTCGCGCTGCTGCAGGAGATCCAGAAGGAGCTCCAGTTCGCGTGCCTGTTCGTGAGCCACGACCTGGCGGTGGTCGACCTGCTCGCCGACCGCATCGTCGTGATGAACCACGGCAAGATCGTGGAGCAGGGGCCGACCGAGTCGATCCTCCGGAACCCGCAGCACCCGTACACGCAGAAGCTCATCGCCGCGGTGCCGCTGCCGGATCCCGACCAGCAGCAGGAGCGCCGCCAGCTCCGCGAGGCGCTGCGCGACCAGCAGCCGCCCGCGGCCTGACCCGCACCCGCACGTCCCGGCCCGCCGTCCGCAGCACCCCCTCGCGGGGGCGCGCGGGCGGCGGGCCTCGTCGTGCCGCTCGCGTAGGATCGACGGCGATGGACAGCGACACGCGAGGCCCCGGGGCCGTACGAGCCGGGCGCCCGCGAGGGATCCGCCGGGCCGTCCGCGGCGCATCCGCCGTCGTCGCGCTGGCGCTCGTCGCCGGCCTCGCCGCCTGCTCGCCGACCACCGGCATGGTCGCCGACACGGTGATCCGCGCTGCTGTCCCCACGTCGTTCACCTCCTACAACGCGGCGTCGCGCACGGGCGGCAGCGCGGGCAACGAGGAGATCGTGCACGCCACGAACTCGCGGTTCTCCGAGGTCGCCGCCGACGGCACCGTCGCCGCGGACCCGGGCTACGGATCCGCGAGGGTCGTCTCGCGCGACCCCTTCACCGTGGAGTACACGGTCGCGGAGGGCGTCCGCTGGTCCGACGGCGAGCCCGTCGACGCGGCCGACCTCCTGCTCGCCTGGGCCGCCGGATCCGGCGCGCTGGACACCCCCGGGTACGACCCGGCCGGGTACGTCGACGAGACGACGGGCGGCTACACGGGCCCGCTCCCGGAGCAGACCGTCTACTTCGACGCGGCCGCCGACGAGACGCTGACCCACGTCACGCGCACGCCCGAGATCGGCGACGGCGGCCGGTCCATCACGATGGTCTTCGACGAGTACACGCCGGACTGGCGCCTCGCGTTCGAGGTCGGTCTGCCCGCGCACACCGTGGTGCAGCTCGCGCTCGACATGTCGAGCCCGGGGCGCGCGAAGCAGACCCTCGTGGACGCCGTGCAGGATCGCGAGCCCGACCTCCTCTCGCCCATCTCCGACGCGTGGAACCGCGGGTTCGGCGTGGCCGAGATCGCCGCGCACCCGGATCGCGCCGTGGGCTCCGGCCCGTACGCCATCGAGTCGATCGACCCCGGCACCTCCATCACGCTGCGCGCCAACCGCTTCTACACGGGGCTGCACCGGCCGTCGGTCGAGCGCATCGTCGTGTCGACGATCGAGGACCCGGACGCCGCCGTCGCCGCCCTCCAGGCGGGCGAGGTCGACGTCATCGCGCCCGAGGCCGACGCCGAGGTGTCCGACGCGCTGTCCGTGATCGACGGCGTGCAGGTCGTGCGCGGGTCCTCCGCGTCGTGGGAGCGGCTCGACCTCCAGACCCTCGGCGCGCGCGACGCCGCCATGTCGGACGTCGCAGTCCGCACCGCCTTCCTCTCCACCGTGCCGCGCGACGCCATCGTGCGGGAGGCCGCGCTGCCGGCGGATCCCGACGCCACCACGCGCGACTCCTTCGTGCTCGCGCCCGGGGTGGAGGGGTACGCCGACCAGGTGCGCGCCAACGGGTCCAGCCGCTTCG
The genomic region above belongs to Clavibacter phaseoli and contains:
- a CDS encoding PH domain-containing protein; its protein translation is MDQPVVIRPSFGRLLTVIVSAIAVLVLVSTVVGGRADLLPTAVWGPVMLAYASWLVFWHPRVRIATEGVEIRNVLRTHDISWPAIRDVDTKWALSITTAHERVTAWAAPAPGRHSNAYITTKEERTQPYLSAMMQDARRGDLPRTDSGDAATVIRLRLADLREAGHLGGPVEEEAPRVRTHWAEIGVLAALVAATVLTGLL
- a CDS encoding ABC transporter ATP-binding protein — its product is MSAHANGADPIVPILEVSGLGVDFWVGDEWIPAAVDIDYKVNPGEVLAIVGESGSGKSVSSMSLLGLLPKNGRVQGSAKLKGVEMVGADQATLRKARGNDIAVIFQEPMTALNPVYTVGFQIVEALRVHNSIIPSVAKVRALELLKLVEMPDPEKAFDSYPHQLSGGQRQRAMIAQSLSCDPDMLIADEPTTALDVTIQAEILDLLRKLHQRLNSAIVIITHDMGVVADLATNVIVMKSGRIVERGSVREIFQSPKDPYTKQLLASVPHLGTGEATHVEIAERTTEPAISLKEVDIDYPKLGRVPAFRAVSGASFDIHPGEVVGVVGESGSGKTTIARAAVGLLPVAGGELTVAGRRMTGISQKDLRAVRREIGIVFQDPGSSLNPRWPIGQSIGEPLELSGQFSKKQQSDRVEELLEQVELPRSFRNRYPNELSGGQRQRVGIARALALRPKVLVADEPTSALDVSVQARVLALLQEIQKELQFACLFVSHDLAVVDLLADRIVVMNHGKIVEQGPTESILRNPQHPYTQKLIAAVPLPDPDQQQERRQLREALRDQQPPAA
- a CDS encoding ABC transporter family substrate-binding protein; this translates as MDSDTRGPGAVRAGRPRGIRRAVRGASAVVALALVAGLAACSPTTGMVADTVIRAAVPTSFTSYNAASRTGGSAGNEEIVHATNSRFSEVAADGTVAADPGYGSARVVSRDPFTVEYTVAEGVRWSDGEPVDAADLLLAWAAGSGALDTPGYDPAGYVDETTGGYTGPLPEQTVYFDAAADETLTHVTRTPEIGDGGRSITMVFDEYTPDWRLAFEVGLPAHTVVQLALDMSSPGRAKQTLVDAVQDREPDLLSPISDAWNRGFGVAEIAAHPDRAVGSGPYAIESIDPGTSITLRANRFYTGLHRPSVERIVVSTIEDPDAAVAALQAGEVDVIAPEADAEVSDALSVIDGVQVVRGSSASWERLDLQTLGARDAAMSDVAVRTAFLSTVPRDAIVREAALPADPDATTRDSFVLAPGVEGYADQVRANGSSRFGDVDLDEARQLLASVGRTAPEVCVLFDPADPRRVAAFEAIRDSAEKAGFVVTDCSTPQWESVLDQPGAYDVALLSSEDAYPSVAGIRAAHEARADARDGQSTADPDVASLFASLSRTEDEDARTELLLRLDRRMYGDRAGLPLYQLPALAAARDAVGGVQVSPHQAGILDDAWRWTLSPDAP